A window of Mucilaginibacter paludis DSM 18603 contains these coding sequences:
- a CDS encoding nucleoside deaminase has translation MRNTEVNAEHLKFMNMAVKCSSDNLKTNLGGPFGAIIVKNGKVIACEGNTVTSSNDPTAHAEVNAIRAACQALKSPDLEGCIMYTSCEPCPMCTSAIYWAQINVVYYGNTKTDAEWAGFSDTFITEELAKPLTGRKVQFKRIGASDAIRVFEQWMQKTDDEKDATKKGTL, from the coding sequence ATGAGGAATACCGAAGTTAATGCGGAGCATTTAAAGTTTATGAATATGGCTGTCAAATGTTCTTCCGATAATCTGAAAACCAATTTGGGCGGCCCGTTTGGGGCGATTATTGTAAAAAATGGCAAAGTTATAGCGTGTGAAGGCAATACGGTAACCAGCTCAAACGACCCGACTGCTCATGCCGAGGTTAATGCCATTCGTGCGGCTTGCCAGGCCTTAAAATCGCCCGATTTAGAAGGTTGTATTATGTACACCAGTTGCGAGCCTTGCCCCATGTGTACCAGCGCCATTTACTGGGCTCAAATAAATGTGGTTTATTACGGCAATACCAAAACAGATGCCGAATGGGCTGGCTTTAGTGATACTTTTATTACCGAAGAACTGGCTAAACCCTTAACAGGCCGGAAGGTTCAGTTTAAACGAATTGGCGCAAGCGATGCCATCAGGGTTTTTGAGCAATGGATGCAAAAAACCGACGATGAAAAAGATGCTACCAAGAAGGGTACACTGTAG